A DNA window from Acidihalobacter prosperus contains the following coding sequences:
- a CDS encoding porin, with protein MRLKKRFQPTTLMIALGMGAAMVGVATRANATPSATIYGMVGVVGTYNTATVNGEKATYGIQNNISQVGVKGDLGEAGGTKFIYNYDLFVDPTTAIGTPSTYWAYLGATGPWGTLKAGRLESTYFNDVVLPFTPFWWMYPTTVNAFEQDKAVSYVSPMMGGLTLSVEGFNIGKGATSASKSTNNYSFSGTYTFGDYTLGAGFESFSKYGNGATAYSASPSQSVWLTPINEYAGVLLKNKVGLRGTYSAGALSVSLGGFGYKPTSMLMTAAQNTHEIYTYLATASYGFTPKWTVMGNISTTTQASNGALPRARGTITTLSLAYAPISDVAFYAEYQYADKKAVESGLDSDVLDAAANPVTSPGTKAASQFAIGGTYTF; from the coding sequence ATGCGCCTGAAGAAACGGTTTCAGCCAACGACGTTGATGATTGCCCTGGGAATGGGAGCGGCCATGGTGGGGGTGGCTACCCGTGCGAACGCGACGCCGAGTGCGACGATTTACGGGATGGTGGGTGTTGTCGGCACGTACAACACGGCAACGGTCAATGGTGAGAAGGCCACCTACGGCATTCAGAACAATATCAGTCAGGTCGGCGTGAAGGGCGACCTGGGCGAGGCCGGGGGTACCAAGTTCATCTACAACTACGATCTGTTCGTCGATCCGACCACGGCGATCGGCACGCCTTCGACCTACTGGGCGTATCTGGGCGCCACCGGCCCCTGGGGCACGCTGAAGGCCGGCCGGCTCGAATCCACTTACTTCAACGATGTGGTGCTGCCCTTCACCCCGTTCTGGTGGATGTATCCCACCACGGTGAACGCCTTCGAGCAGGATAAGGCAGTGTCCTATGTCTCGCCCATGATGGGTGGCCTGACGCTGTCCGTCGAAGGCTTCAACATCGGCAAGGGCGCCACGAGTGCCAGCAAGTCGACCAACAATTATTCGTTTTCCGGTACCTATACGTTTGGCGACTACACGCTGGGCGCCGGTTTCGAGTCCTTCTCGAAGTACGGTAATGGCGCCACGGCCTATAGTGCCTCGCCTTCGCAGTCGGTCTGGCTGACACCCATCAATGAATACGCCGGCGTGCTGCTCAAAAACAAGGTCGGTTTGCGTGGCACCTACAGCGCAGGGGCGTTGAGCGTCAGCTTGGGCGGCTTCGGCTACAAGCCGACGTCGATGCTGATGACCGCGGCCCAGAATACGCATGAGATCTATACCTATCTGGCGACCGCAAGCTACGGGTTCACACCGAAGTGGACGGTAATGGGCAACATTTCCACGACCACGCAGGCGAGCAACGGCGCGCTGCCGCGGGCGAGAGGCACGATCACCACGCTCAGCCTGGCCTATGCCCCGATCAGCGACGTGGCCTTCTATGCCGAGTATCAATACGCGGACAAGAAGGCGGTGGAAAGCGGGCTCGACAGCGACGTGCTGGATGCGGCCGCGAACCCGGTCACGTCCCCGGGCACGAAGGCGGCCAGCCAGTTCGCGATTGGCGGTACCTACACCTTCTGA
- a CDS encoding 5'-methylthioadenosine/S-adenosylhomocysteine nucleosidase family protein, which produces MRANSWLRDGLRCLATGSLLMILFGSASAASKVTYYGILMPLAPKNYSVLLSHLEDARTQVIGGFTFHTGTLSGIPVVACVQPVDGDATRALVAQKMMDAFSLRAMIYAGTSGSHLKRLRIGDVLIARRVVDFGNYITTRSGRIIPGEFHDTESNAAGSGAMMYLYPSVPLSDLAYRAAMSMKPETPAWMNQNDKPSMAYIMDYGTQGSSAMWLRNPKAIRESDRIFHEADESGGYGTALASLINKVPFVELNVMSDNALQVPTKFDTYFHRSSLYAQQLAYEIVLRMFEMIKAGDVPLDLDRYRDMMRSPYPADTRWNH; this is translated from the coding sequence ATGCGAGCAAATTCATGGCTTCGTGACGGACTGCGATGCCTGGCGACAGGTTCGCTGCTGATGATCCTTTTCGGCAGCGCGAGTGCCGCGTCCAAGGTGACGTACTACGGCATCCTGATGCCGCTGGCGCCAAAGAATTATTCGGTGCTGCTGTCTCATCTGGAAGATGCGCGGACACAGGTGATCGGTGGCTTCACGTTTCATACGGGCACACTCAGCGGTATTCCGGTGGTCGCCTGCGTGCAGCCGGTGGATGGGGATGCGACGCGCGCGCTGGTGGCGCAGAAAATGATGGATGCCTTTTCCTTGCGCGCAATGATTTATGCGGGAACCTCCGGCTCGCACCTCAAGCGGTTGCGCATCGGCGACGTGCTGATCGCCCGGAGGGTCGTCGATTTCGGCAATTACATCACCACGCGTTCAGGCAGGATTATCCCCGGTGAATTCCACGACACCGAATCGAACGCCGCCGGCAGCGGTGCGATGATGTATCTGTATCCCAGTGTGCCGCTGTCTGACCTAGCCTATCGCGCCGCGATGTCCATGAAGCCCGAGACACCGGCTTGGATGAATCAGAACGACAAGCCAAGCATGGCCTACATCATGGATTATGGTACTCAAGGGTCTTCAGCCATGTGGTTGCGCAATCCCAAGGCGATCCGGGAGAGTGACCGAATCTTTCATGAGGCGGACGAGTCAGGCGGTTACGGCACCGCGCTGGCCTCGCTTATCAACAAGGTGCCTTTCGTCGAATTGAACGTCATGTCCGACAACGCATTGCAGGTGCCGACGAAGTTCGACACGTACTTTCATCGGAGTTCGCTCTATGCCCAGCAACTCGCCTATGAAATCGTGCTGCGCATGTTCGAGATGATCAAGGCGGGAGACGTGCCGCTGGACCTGGATCGGTACCGCGACATGATGCGGAGCCCTTACCCGGCGGATACAAGGTGGAATCATTGA
- a CDS encoding TonB-dependent receptor → MSTPVQVKKVVKTVPPEKAVATVSKTKVEHTSPTTNMLTLLRNVPGFNVVSSGPANLVSTNSAFSLNGFGSSEIGTTFDGVPIINTVRGGVYGAGSDHALTPLTMGQIGSVEVYSGANTPRENSLDSLGGTVNFVPKQPSDKAGVDLMVGTGNYATTGYSSSYGVTGDTGAIAALDGLKAIASYTHTKTDSFQKNVFAKLNAYYLNVTQPFNQGLSKLAFILTHNDEKAQTPVTVPIALVEAYGRDFQYPRDAFWNRNQTHATHMIISLESYLNPYMAGGFKFFYNDSSNDRTEHVDPNINNSYMGYALPMHTQSAFALSGYGSNFNTYNAAEATALFGSPAAGTQYQRYVDHYYNVGGKGHLTFLLPSNTVTIGGMMFSAKNLTTTAWYGADPVPIIGGYNNAWLEHDGLDYAEGYIQDNISLLKGKVHIYPGVKYVHTQPSVTDIQGYYYAYSGSASKTYGFVEPSLGVTVSPVKTVELYANYGRTYKAPDESAFYSVIGYTPVPYPVVVKPEYVNSIDAGVRYSGAYGKASLSVFDRKFEDIFSEYYDNTTGITTEYNAGRADYKGFTIAAEKPLFHHLTLMGNYGYTDAKYTNNFTGANGTVSAGMPRPDVPTYTANLGLDYAEGAWFGEISGHFVGAQYIAYNTGATSTTQLPAYETVDLKGTYTWKLRSGVVKKIKVAAYIENLLDKKYYSYAYIQGTAGGSSNYELVQVGPPRFAGVTLTASF, encoded by the coding sequence ATGTCGACCCCCGTCCAGGTTAAAAAGGTGGTCAAGACCGTGCCGCCAGAAAAGGCGGTGGCCACTGTCAGCAAGACCAAGGTCGAGCATACCAGTCCAACCACCAATATGTTGACGCTGCTCAGGAATGTGCCAGGTTTCAACGTGGTGAGTTCAGGGCCGGCAAATCTTGTTTCGACGAATTCTGCTTTTTCCTTGAACGGTTTCGGTAGCAGCGAAATCGGTACCACGTTCGATGGCGTGCCGATCATCAATACCGTGCGCGGAGGCGTATACGGTGCGGGGTCCGATCATGCGCTGACGCCTTTGACCATGGGCCAGATCGGCAGCGTGGAGGTCTACAGTGGCGCCAACACGCCACGCGAAAATTCGCTGGATTCCCTAGGGGGGACGGTCAATTTCGTGCCCAAGCAGCCATCCGACAAGGCCGGTGTCGATCTGATGGTCGGTACGGGTAATTACGCGACCACCGGCTACTCGAGCAGCTATGGCGTCACCGGCGATACCGGCGCGATCGCGGCACTCGATGGTCTAAAGGCGATCGCCAGCTACACCCATACCAAGACCGACAGCTTCCAGAAGAACGTTTTCGCCAAGCTGAATGCCTACTACCTCAACGTGACCCAGCCGTTCAATCAGGGGCTTTCCAAGCTGGCGTTCATTCTGACTCATAACGACGAGAAGGCGCAGACGCCAGTGACCGTGCCGATCGCGCTCGTGGAGGCCTACGGGCGCGATTTCCAATACCCTCGCGACGCGTTTTGGAATCGTAACCAGACCCATGCCACGCACATGATCATCTCGCTGGAATCGTATCTGAATCCGTACATGGCCGGCGGCTTCAAATTCTTCTACAACGACAGCAGCAACGACCGCACCGAGCACGTCGACCCAAACATCAACAACAGCTATATGGGTTATGCCCTACCGATGCACACGCAGAGCGCCTTTGCGCTCAGCGGGTACGGTTCCAACTTCAATACCTACAATGCTGCCGAGGCGACGGCATTGTTTGGTTCGCCGGCCGCGGGCACGCAGTACCAGCGTTACGTCGACCATTACTACAACGTCGGCGGCAAGGGTCATCTGACCTTCCTGCTGCCTTCGAACACGGTCACCATCGGCGGCATGATGTTCTCCGCGAAGAACCTGACGACCACGGCGTGGTACGGTGCCGATCCGGTACCGATCATCGGCGGCTACAACAATGCCTGGCTGGAGCACGACGGCCTCGATTACGCCGAAGGCTATATTCAGGACAACATCTCGCTGCTCAAGGGCAAGGTGCACATCTACCCCGGCGTGAAGTATGTCCACACCCAGCCGAGCGTGACCGACATCCAGGGGTACTACTACGCCTATAGCGGCTCGGCGAGCAAAACCTACGGATTCGTCGAACCCTCGCTGGGGGTTACGGTCAGCCCGGTCAAGACGGTGGAGCTTTACGCCAACTACGGCCGCACCTACAAGGCTCCGGACGAGAGCGCGTTCTACAGCGTCATCGGCTATACCCCGGTTCCGTATCCGGTGGTGGTCAAGCCCGAGTACGTAAACAGCATCGACGCCGGCGTTCGCTACAGCGGCGCCTACGGCAAGGCCTCGCTCTCGGTGTTCGACCGCAAGTTCGAGGATATCTTCAGCGAGTACTACGACAACACCACCGGCATCACCACGGAGTACAACGCCGGACGTGCCGACTACAAGGGTTTCACCATCGCTGCAGAGAAGCCTTTGTTCCACCACCTTACGCTGATGGGTAACTATGGCTATACAGATGCCAAGTACACCAATAACTTTACCGGTGCGAACGGCACGGTAAGTGCGGGCATGCCGCGTCCGGATGTGCCGACGTACACCGCCAACCTGGGCCTGGATTACGCCGAAGGCGCCTGGTTCGGCGAAATCAGCGGGCATTTCGTCGGTGCTCAGTACATTGCGTACAACACCGGTGCGACCAGTACCACGCAGCTGCCTGCCTATGAGACGGTGGACCTCAAGGGCACCTACACCTGGAAGCTGCGCAGTGGCGTGGTGAAGAAGATCAAGGTGGCCGCTTACATCGAAAACCTCCTGGACAAGAAGTACTACTCCTACGCCTACATCCAAGGTACGGCTGGTGGTTCCAGCAACTACGAGCTGGTGCAGGTCGGCCCGCCGCGCTTTGCGGGCGTTACGCTGACGGCCTCGTTCTGA
- a CDS encoding accessory factor UbiK family protein: MFEKPAFDDFASKLGKAIPESVRAAQEDVGKTVRAGMQGAMQRLDLVSREEFEVQTAVLARTREKLEQMEMRVRMLEEQLGIAKSTSSADASPNESGN, encoded by the coding sequence ATGTTCGAAAAACCAGCCTTCGATGACTTCGCCTCGAAACTGGGCAAGGCCATACCCGAATCCGTGCGCGCCGCGCAGGAGGATGTCGGCAAGACCGTACGCGCCGGCATGCAGGGCGCCATGCAACGGCTCGATCTGGTTAGCCGGGAGGAATTTGAGGTGCAGACTGCGGTCCTCGCCCGGACCCGCGAGAAACTGGAGCAAATGGAAATGCGGGTGCGCATGCTGGAGGAACAGCTAGGCATCGCCAAATCGACATCGTCGGCTGACGCATCGCCGAACGAATCCGGGAACTAG